The genomic DNA TTCCTGGTGGTTTGCCTCAACGCCATCCGGGATGCGGTGGCgcccgaggacggcggcggcagcagcatccACGGCGCCGGCGACTGGGGCGTGGAGCTCTGGAGGTCCTGCTCCTCCCCGGCGCCGTCCGACGTGCTCGACACCAGCGGCGCGTGCGCCACGATGGAGCAGACAGCGTGGCTCGTCTCCACTGCCTGCGACATCGTCGCCAGGAAGGAGAGGCTTGGGATGGTCGTCTCTTGTCCCTTCCTGCTGTACCTCGTCCCGTCCCAGGAGAAGGCCGCGCAGGTTGGTACTGCCATTTTGATGCTTACTGTGTATTTATTTGTATAGCTTTAATGAATCAAATGTGAATGATTTAGTTAATTTGGTGTCGTTTGGGCAGGTGCGATCGATATGCAAACCCCTGAAGCCTCTTGGGATTCATTCAGTGAGCTTGCATCCTGGCGCTTCGGTTGAACATCAGATCTCTGGGTatgttttttgttcttttatttgTGTTATCCTGGTTGAACATCAGATCTCTGGGTatgttttttgttcttttatttgTGTTATCCTTTGTTTATTGCAAATGGAAAATGTGTTATCTGATAACCTAGACGCGTAGTGCTTATGGATATCAAATGGCAGCTGATATATTGGTGTTAATTCATTTTGTTTTGACTGCCCTACCAGACTAAAAACTTGTGAGCCGGAGTTTCTTATAGCTACCCCTGAGAGGCTTCTTGAACTTGTTTCGCTAAAGGCAATTGACATATCAAATGTATCAATGCTGGTAAGTAAATATGCTGGTAATCAAATGTAGTAGTTTGATTGAAATTATCAATTTCGGTGTTCTATGCAATTGCACGTTACAAACTATGAATTTTGCAATAAGTTAAGCAACTCTTTTATCTTGGCTCTTAGCATGCTTGGTTGTTCTATTTTCTGTATTGCTTTTCTCCATATAGTTAGCTATCCTACTACAGTACTGAGTTTCATCTAAAGATTGACAACTTCAATTGACAGGTCATTGACGGACTGAAATATTTTCTGGACCTCAATGTCAGTGACAAAATCTTTTCTATTAGAGACGCCATATCAAGCAGTCCTCCGATAACTATCTTCACTGACTCATCTGACAAAAATGTTGCAACTATGGCTAAAACTCTACTCCGTGAAAGAATTACAAAGCTCTCTATCAATGATTCGGTTTATTCAAGGAGTGCTTTTGTAACGCAGCATGTACATTTCTGTCCATCGGAGAAGCTGAAAACATCAAAGGTAACTGCATCTCTTATTTCTCAATTGCCTATCTTATGCTACCTTTCATGGTTTGGTTTGCTTTTATGTGTTGCGCAACTTATCCAGGAGGGCATTAATGCATAGCTAGTGAGCTACTGTAATTTTCTTCAGAAGTTCCAGTCGTAATTGCAACACAATGTGTTTCTCTGCATACTGGAGGTTGTTGTTTCTAGGATGTCATACTCATACCTCAAACAGTGATGTGGTCTGACATTGATAACCTGAACAAGCATTTGGACCTGCATGCTATTTAGTAGTTTACTCTAATGCATCTCATTTCTGTATTGAATTCATGGGTGATGGTTTATTGAACAGGAGCTGTTCAAATGTTTCGATGATCGTGGTGCGTTACCACTTTCATGTTCTGATGAACACTTTCTATTTTCAGGTTAAGGAAATTCTTGAGCAGATTCTGCAGAGTCATGCTAAAAAGTCATCAAAGGTTCTGCTAGTAGCAGCAAGTGATAAAAAAGCACAGCACCTATCATCATCACTTAAACTGGAAAATTGCACAGTAACTGATGGCTCACATGGCACCTCTTTTACCATATGCAGCAGGTGCAGTGAACctaacaacatttttttttttgcaatttccAATATCTTCATGCGGACTGAACCTTGTGCAGCATGCATAGCTAGTTTGTTACTTTAATAACATACTGCAAATGAGAATTTGAGTTTCAGTCATAGAGAATTTAGACCAGGACATTATCTTTTGACTAAGAATACCCAGGAACTTTGACATCTTAAACGTATCTGTATTTGTGCAGTGTGGGACTGATGAATGTACATGTTAAAGACCGGGAGAACCTGGTGATGACAGATGTAGAGGGGTTTGAGACTGTATTGGTGGTTGATTTCCCTCCTTCAGTCGATGAATATGTTGACATCCTCACTGGGGTTGCTCGTCATACGATTGGAGGGGAGGTCCATAGTATCTTCTGTAACACTGATGCTCCTGTTGCGAAACCTTTGGCTGAGCTTCTTGCAAACTGCAGCCAGGTGGTGCCTGAGTTTCTCAAAAAATTGGAGTCTTCATAGCAGACTTGATTACCCTATTAGAGGAGCCAGATTATATCATGGTGATTCGGGTTAGTTGCCGCCGCTCATGGCGCTGGCACTTGTTGTCACCAATCAATTTTGACATTCTTGCGTTCTTCCTGGATGTAGTGCTCATTTGTAAGCACCACTATGATATTCAAGCCTCTGCCTTGATGTACTACACTACTACTAGTTCTTGTGAAATGTGAATGCCTTGAAGCTCTTTTTCTGGAATGATTGGTTCTGGTTCAGTTGCAGTTCATAGCAGACTTGATTACCCTATCAAAGTAGCCAGATTATGTTATGGTGATTCGGGTTTAGTTGCCACCATTCACGGCACTTCTTGTCACCAATCATTTTTGACATTCTTGCCTTCTTCCTGGATGTAGTTCTCATTTGTAAACATGACAATGATATTCAGGCCTCTGCCTTGATGTACTACATTAGTTCTTGTGAAATGTGGATGCCTTGAAGCCCTTTTTCTGTAACGAGTGGTTCAGTTGTTGTTCATAGATTTGCCGGCCTCTATTATTGTGAATTTTGTCAGAGGAACTGTGTCGGTCACCAGGGACCGCCATTTGCTTCCCTTTCTCTTTCCGAAGGGATATGTCTCTAGATCTTTAAAGTGCATCGAGATGTCAAAGACATGGGCTTCTTTTAATCAAGCACCCTTTTCATCTTTACCGTACTCAATCAGCTTGCCCTCTTGCTGTCAGCTCAATGGATTCTTCAGCTGACTTGGCGCCGAGTTGGTGGCAACAACTGAAGGGTCCAGGAGCTGTGTGCACCGCCCAGCAGACTTTGTCGTCGTGTCGCTTTGGTCCTGGCATTCGCACCACGAAAGCTTTGCGAACGGAGCGCTATGGCTGGATGCTGATCGGCAGTGGAAGATGTTGGTGACTCGGCTTGGGACCATGAGCGGCAGATTGTTGGTCCACTCCTTTTCCCTGCAATCAGGAGGCGTATAGGCAGCGCTTAACGTTAATTCACATCAAGGACAAAAGGTGATACGGCATTGCTTAGCTTCTGATGAGTTGGTGCATGTGTCTGCCATGCGCTACTACATTCATGCTTTTGCTTGTGTTAAACATTAGTTGTTGCATCCATCCAGTGCCCTGGGGCATCAACACGTACGTACTCCCAAATATGCCGACAGCAGTTTCGGTATACCCATCACGCCAATCGCATTACAGCCACGAGGATAAACGTTTGCGTCGCTCTCAGCAACCAGCATGCCAAATTATTATTTGCCCTACTCGCTGCTGCATCCATCCATTGGCGATCATGGAGCTTCACTGTCGCCATCGATCGGCATTGTACTGCTAGAAAAAAAAGGCCAAGGGGGACCCTCCTCCCTTGCTGGCTGCTGcacgcgcgccttcttctttaCACATCACGCGCCGCGATTGCCGCTTGATTGCAGTGTGCTAGCTGTGTGATTGTCCAGTCCTCTTCGCTAAACTGCAGGCAGCTGCTTGTGTCCACAAATGAAGCCCGTGGTGATTGCATCGTGATGTCCGAATGATCtgccctagctagctagctagctagctttaaTGATTTAGTATGGAATGCATGGGGCTGCATTTGAGCTCGATCGAGTAGCAAGCAGATCAGTTCAAATCAACTACGTATAGGGATATGTTTACATATGCTTTGGCTAGGAACCTAGGGGCCTTCTAATCGAAGAAATTAAGAATCTAAGACCCTGCAACTTAAACAAAATGTAGCAGCTGTTATCATTGGTAAAAAGGTCTTAAAGATGTCGATAGTATATATCTGTTAGTAGGGCATGCGTTTATACCAATACCATGTAGAGCATCAAATGTAAAAGTGTTAATGCTCTGCTTACCTTTGAAATCACTATATATTTTGAGTACTAATTTGCTTGGCATATCACCCAGCATATATATTAGCTCTCTCTATATCTCCACTACTATCAGCAATGCTCTGCTCATCTTTCCCGGTTGGCGAATAGAACCGAAGCGACCATAGGAGAGAAGAACCAAATATATTTTTGAGTTATAATTTGTTTGGCACACCATTTTTATAATTTTGGGGCAAACAATATATATAGtcacgaaaagaaaaggagaactTTTATTTTTTACATGAAGGGATGACATCatatttgttttaaattttAATTAGCAGCGGATAACAGGAGGAAGACTTGCTGAGTGGGCAAGAAGTGCTGTGGCGCAGTACAAACACCATAAGAGGTGATTATGCAAGttaaatgaaaaagaaaatatccAAACGCCTTTTAGATCAGACAACGTCATGGTCTGCCACAGGATTTAGGAATGGTGCTCTACACAACACTCGCTACTGAAAGTATTAATTACGTTGACAGGCCAAGCTCCGCACTCGTAACAAGTTCCAATGAACCGTCTGTTGGCATATCCCCAGCATATATGGAGTATTAGCCTAGCCAACTCCACTACCAGTCATTATTGTCATGAGCAATTAGCACGTGTAATAAACTACTTTCTTGCGACTTCATGTCTGCACTAGTTAATAGATTTATTTTCTGGTGATATATATCGTCGCACGAGTTGGCAAAACTGGTTTCCGCGCACATAGCTCTACATCCAATACGtgaatgtactccctccgtttcaaattgcaagtcgttttgacttttttatattcatagatattattatgcatttagacatacgctatatctaaatgtataataatatctataaactttgaaaaaccaaaatgacctacaatttaaaacggagggcAAGGCTTGGTTCGGTTAATCCCATTCCAATTCAAGATTAGCTGAAGAATCAGTTCCCTCAGCCCCTCCCAATTCAAGTTTATTAGCTGAAGAAGGCCTCCCTAGGTAGCTAACGTTGCAGTGTTTACACACTGCATGGCGTCATATTTTTCACACCCGACAGGCGGGCGATGCTATAATATCCTGATATCCATATATAGTGCGCTGTAGCATATCAATACAGATCCGCAGGCTTGGGTTTCTTTCATTCATTTTGGGATAAGGAAAATGGCGTGTGCAGGTGCACGCCATTGATGTAGACTGCTTGCAGTACAGTGACATATATACATGACGCGCGGCCAAGCCTGCGCCGACGTACGATCCGTTGATATGGGTCTCCGACTCGCCGGAAAACGACGTCACGGGTGGTGAGCGGGCGAGGGAGGATTCGACTGACATGGTATCTCTCGTCGTATGGGGCGCCGACGTCGCGCGCCAGCTCTGTGTCCCTGTCCGCCTGTCCGCGTCCCCGACTAGCTCAGGCTCAGCTCAGCTCGTTTGGAGGGGCCCCGGCCCGGACTGTGCCCTGATCGATGGAGCCGTTGACTCGTGCGAACCGATGCTTGAATCTGACAGAGGAGACCAGAGCACCGCTGATCCGCCGTGGCCCAGCAAGCCAGCGCACTGACGAACGATGCGCACCAGGCTGCCTAGCTCGGCGACGACAGCGACGCAGATGCAGCGACGCACGCAGCTGCCTGCTCCCTCCGTCTCTCTCTCAGCATGGGTGGTCAGTGGGCTGTGGGCGGGTGCTCAAGGTCACTGCTGCAAAGGAAGTCACACGGAACTGCAATAGAGCGCGGAGAGGAGAAAGTGGCGCCAATGATGCAGGAGAAAATGGTGTCCATCGATTCGAATCGAAGTGGGGGAAGGCAGGCAAGAGCGCAGATGGAATGGAGCGCAACGCACCCAATACGGTGGAGTGGGCATGCTATGCATGTGGGGCTGGGCCCACTGAGCATGCTATGCCACCACAGGCGCAGCACAGCGGCTGCAGCTAGACGCCCGGCCCAGACCTCTTGGAATGACAACATGTTTTCTTTTATTAAGAGAATTATTAGGGTTGCCTGTCCAAAGGTGGCGGTTCCTCCTGCATGCAAGCGGATTTTGTGGTGGAGAaggaagaaacaaagaaaagactGTCTGCGTGCCACGAGCACCCGGCCCCAACAGGAAAGACCACAGCTCCCAAAGCAGCCAGCCAAACCAGCTGCTTGCCTGCTTACAACTCCATTATCACTCGTTCACTAACTCATCTGTTCCAGCAGTACACAGCTTCGACAACACACACAGCCACAGATAGATGATGAAGCGTTGCAGCCGCATCTTTTCGCCGCTCGCGGCTCTTGCCCTGCTCCTACTCCTCGTCTGCTTCTTCCACtgcgcggccgcggctcggcTCCTCCCTGCTGTTCCTCCTCTTGATAACCAAGGTACGTGTGCTCCACTCTTGTCATGTACAGTATGTCTTGGTTGCTGAAGCTCTATGCTGGTCGATCGATCCTACCAGCTTTGGTCTTCCCTGATGTTTCTGAAGAACCCTTTGCAGAGAATAATGGTGTCAAGGCTGGTGCTGCAGATGGCCTAGTGCTTCATGGCAACGAGCTTTCAGTCTCGGAGGTGAGAACAGAAGACGCTGAATGTCTTTGAATCCAGTGATTTCCAAGTTGAGTAGTAAACTTGACCATTCGTGTACTGGTTCTTGATCAGATGATGggagtagaggaggaggagccggcgtgTGACGAGGGCAACGACGAGTGCATGCAGAGGCGGCTGCTCCGGGACGCGCACCTCGACTACATCTACACCCAGCACAAGGGCAAGCCGTAAGGAGAGGACTGAGgacctgcatatcttgatcCCAGATCTACCTGCCGGCTGCCCGCTAGCTTGATTCTGTCACTAATTAACATTAGTGACCCAACTAGGAGTACATGCATGTGTGTCATCTGTCTGTACATCTCCAAGTCTTGTAATACATGGTAATTTGTCTAGTTGCCTACCTGTGAAGCTGCGGCCcctgtctgaactctgaaagtAATACTATGTTTGTACGTCCATGCAAGCCCATTATCTACAAAATTTTCAACTTTCATGCGTGCTCGATTGCTTTGCATTCATAATATTTTGAAGACTGAGGGCTTGTTTCTACGCATATTGGAAAACTAGTGGCCTTTGTCTGTATGCAAAAACTTAAAGAGGACAAAACCCTGATACTCCTATTGTCGTTATGGACTTATGGTATGATAAATCGATTAGTTTGGTGGTGCCCCTGAATCATACACGTTTAAGCCACCGGCGTGGAGTAATACCTGCATCCTGTTGGGAGATTGTATCTATATGCATGCGTCTAGTGCAATTTAGATACGGATCTACTTTAAGCTATTTTCATAAAGACAAATATGGTacacttttagaaaatataatagattcaATGGCTATTATTATCAATGATCTGATCATGAGAgtctacaaaactttttgtcaAGTGCTTCTAATTTTGTGAGAATTCtatgatttgttttttttttctagcgtgttATCAGGAATAGAGGGTTCTTGTTGAGGCTTTATAATAATGAGTATTCAATTAGTAATCTTATGTGGAAAGAGATCGGCCAAGCCCATTCGTTCTAATCAGTTTTGTATACACTTGAGCATAGCAATCCAAACCAATTAGTCTACCTATAAAAGAACCAAGTAGTTTATGTTTACAACGATATAAGCATGTGGTTAGCTGCTACCATGCAACCTATAGCTTGGGGCCTTCTAGTTGAAGAAAGAATCTAGACGTAGGCTGCAACTTGACAAGTTCCTAATTGGCCTGGATCACCAACCCTGCGTCCAGTGTGTATGGCTTGGATAGGTATGCCTTCTTCTCTCTTTGGTTGAACCGGATACAGTGATGCGCATTTAGAAGTGATGCGGTTGAATCTTTTGCAACCGGATACAGTGACACACACGCAGTTTGGCTGCCTAGCCGACATGCAGGCCGGCATGCGTGCTTCCAGCTGGCTTAGCCTTATGATATGATGCGAGAGGAATGATATCGCACGCGCTGGATGAAAACGACATGGCAATAAGTTGAGCACGTTTAAGTTCAGGCGACgagccgatcgatcgatcgccgcCTCAGTTATTCCTGCATCGGATCCCCACTCTACCAGCGGCGATCATCAGGTAGTCACTATCACACctaattttaaaacaaaaccaagtgccaCCTGTATATATGTTAAGATCAAGTCCATACATACAGtaacatcatcagtgaataatagtaacaatatcacgtaaaaaaatataaataatgacttacgagtctatcagagatactCAGTTTAATCTTGGAAACAAAGACTCTAAACTTCACaagcaatcgactgggggctgcgtacacctagaactcaacatcatcttcacaaaatttcacacaccttcttctgAGTAGCAGTAAGTAAgcgtgagtacacttatggttggtacttaaCGAGGctacaagaaataaccagaataataATTTAAGTCCATTTTCaaatttattaatcatgtgagggttcgAGCCTCTCTTAACCGTGAGTACGGCTGAtgtatcagttttacactctgcagaggtcgtaTACTTTCACCACAAGTTTCGTAAAAGTTCAGTAGAACTTtgaacccaaccatgctgtgcaaaagtaggcgcttatcacactaccaaggtgtgactgcatagggacgctacgaggcttttacaaagattccctagtaaggataactcgctaaggtttcatgatcaggcAATACATAAACCTTTCTCAAACTGCGAAGTTACCATAGAGCAGATTTTGAGGACCGGACTATACACCAACTACTGTCTGTCTCCCCCTCTTGCCCCCTTTTGGTAAAGCTActacaaactagagtttctaattaattagtcaagaccagagccatgtagttcttgtgttgcactgttttcctaggtggttctccatgttccaattaatgcttggtattcttgtaaataagtATAAATAGAAGGATGGTCAGGTCACTTGCCTTTTTCCAAACATACAGCTGCTCAGATTATCTTCCGCTCTTGTTCTTCAAAGATCTCGAATGACGTTCCTTCTACTCGCAACAATCATCGGACACAAGCATAGAAAGCAAACAAATAatcacaactaagaacaatacatcaatcaaagaaaagctttaaaagagtgtccactaaaggatagggctcgattctagaAACATGAAAACTACGAAAGAAACGCTAAAAATGAAACTAAGGTTGAAAAGACAGAGCTATTGAGGGATTATTATCAAACAACAAAGACTATGTGCTAGATATATATTAACTCAATAAAACCATATGTAAAGGCGTCAAGGATAGGCGAAGGGGATGCGTGACGGCCTAGGGAACTCCTCGTGGTGGCCTCTTGCTCTAGGAACGTCGGGGTGTGGCGAATCGGAGTGGCGGAGGCGGCAATGGCGCTCGGCTCCGGCGATCGACTGCGTGCAGCGCTGCGTGAGCAGGTGAGGCGAGGCAAGGCGTAGGGCGAGCAGCAGGGGCGCGGGGTCAGGTGCTCGGGCGGCGGCTTTATAGGGCGTGGGACGGCCATGGCTTGGCATGCACACCAAGGCCGGTGGCGCTGCCGTGCGGCTCGGGAAGAGCTGCCGAGCAGCTGGGCTGGACTGGGCCCGGGTCGAGCCTTGCGGGCTCAGCTCGAAAGGAATGTGGGGCCCACCTACAGGGTAGGGTTAGAGTCTAGGGT from Setaria italica strain Yugu1 chromosome VII, Setaria_italica_v2.0, whole genome shotgun sequence includes the following:
- the LOC101763601 gene encoding DEAD-box ATP-dependent RNA helicase 40, encoding MAKGDDALARKRNRVRRKRLRSSENAVSARVAAIIASKRRRKSGKRRGCEGMCFSLPTPDDPFNERHGKKRKGEEPTDDTEDDATAATVAKDDKPKKKDANTKKQPPAKAGAKAKSKAVRERATETEEGRVDFDRPSKFLVVCLNAIRDAVAPEDGGGSSIHGAGDWGVELWRSCSSPAPSDVLDTSGACATMEQTAWLVSTACDIVARKERLGMVVSCPFLLYLVPSQEKAAQVRSICKPLKPLGIHSVSLHPGASVEHQISGLKTCEPEFLIATPERLLELVSLKAIDISNVSMLVIDGLKYFLDLNVSDKIFSIRDAISSSPPITIFTDSSDKNVATMAKTLLRERITKLSINDSVYSRSAFVTQHVHFCPSEKLKTSKVKEILEQILQSHAKKSSKVLLVAASDKKAQHLSSSLKLENCTVTDGSHGTSFTICSSVGLMNVHVKDRENLVMTDVEGFETVLVVDFPPSVDEYVDILTGVARHTIGGEVHSIFCNTDAPVAKPLAELLANCSQVVPEFLKKLESS
- the LOC101764001 gene encoding phytosulfokines 2 isoform X1, coding for MMKRCSRIFSPLAALALLLLLVCFFHCAAAARLLPAVPPLDNQEPFAENNGVKAGAADGLVLHGNELSVSEMMGVEEEEPACDEGNDECMQRRLLRDAHLDYIYTQHKGKP
- the LOC101764001 gene encoding phytosulfokines 2 isoform X2; the protein is MMKRCSRIFSPLAALALLLLLVCFFHCAAAARLLPAVPPLDNQENNGVKAGAADGLVLHGNELSVSEMMGVEEEEPACDEGNDECMQRRLLRDAHLDYIYTQHKGKP